The following are encoded together in the Miscanthus floridulus cultivar M001 unplaced genomic scaffold, ASM1932011v1 fs_464_1_2, whole genome shotgun sequence genome:
- the LOC136531862 gene encoding FCS-Like Zinc finger 3-like — protein MEPAERIESGTALGKRPRSRVLPRTASLVTLPSAAKQGRQERVGAGVPASSSVPTGGVGMGAGAAAGGAALGYYYGGSFDVVETAVFLKACGLCNRRLGPGHDTFIYRGEVAFCSQECREKQIEYDERMEQTCSLTSIKEAPSVSGASGSDQSGSGGETVAAA, from the exons ATGGAGCCGGCTGAGCGAATCGAGTCCGGGACGGCGCTGGGGAAGCGGCCGAGGAGCAGGGTGCTGCCGCGGACGGCCAGTTTGGTGACGTTGCCATCGGCGGCGAAGCAGGGGCGCCAGGAGCGGGTGGGCGCCGGCGTGCCGGCGTCGTCCTCAGTGCCCACTGGCGGCGTCGGGatgggagccggagccgccgccggcggcgccgcGTTGGGTTACTACTACGGCGGCTCATTCGACGTGGTGGAGACGGCGGTCTTCCTGAAGGCGTGCGGCCTCTGCAACCGCCGCCTCGGACCCGGCCACGACACCTTCATCTACAG GGGCGAGGTGGCATTCTGTAGTCAGGAGTGCCGAGAGAAGCAGATCGAGTACGATGAGCGCATGGAACAGACCTGCTCCCTGACCTCCATCAAGGAGGCCCCGTCCGTGTCCGGCGCCAGCGGCTCCGACCAGTCCGGCAGCGGCGGGGAGACCGTGGCCGCCGCCTAG